Below is a genomic region from Argiope bruennichi chromosome 11, qqArgBrue1.1, whole genome shotgun sequence.
ttagttattattataagaacttttttttttttttttttttttttttttttaataggggttttttttcttatattttgtggGGTGTGATCTGTGTCTCGTGTTCGTTTCTTGCAGGAGTGcgtaatgaaaagaaagaaagaaaaaacttgatAAGAGTATTGTAACATGAATGTGAATGCACGGTCTCTTTTTGGCTGTCGGTGTCAATTCGCTTGCAGCTTGCGGGCAATTGAAATTGTCGCCGTGGGTGGTGTCATCCGATCCCCATTGTCCCCCCTGGCCATCGTGTGTGGTCAGTGATGGTCGTTTTTTTACGACCCTCATTAAAGGGTCATTAGGGCGGTCATTTTACGACCCTCATTAAAGGGTCATTAGGGTTGTCATTAGCGACATCCATCTGCGCTAATGACACTCGTCATTAGCAAGACCCCCCACGAAAATGTTCATTATCGCACCTGTAGAGTATTAGTATCGTATATATAAGATCGGAcatgaaatgtattttctcaCCAGATGAATGTCAACGGCCATaccatgctgaaagcaccggttctcgtctgatcaccgcagttaagcagcatcgggCGCGGTCAGTACTTGGGAGGGTGACCACCTGGGAACACCGCGTGCTGTtggcatctttttaattttatttcaaaaattaagatttgatcCTTTTGCatgtaatgttattattattattattattattatttttttattaatttatttgatgtgttttattaattttccctacaaaatacgtttttattgcacgaagtgtttatttatttattttgtacctgTGATTCTAAATTGTAATGAAGTATCATCAATAGTGACTGaatgttattacaaattatttttcactaaaaatcgttttcttatttcctttccaGAATTAGAAAGAAtgtgaagaatttaaaaacaaaacaaaaaaaggaaataaaatgaattgaaagttaACAGATGCATGTAagtgttaaaaatctaattacccatttatttattttattttttaaccattctCTACacatgtttgaaacaaatttaaactattatgcTTAATTGCCATGAAACACCTTATTTTACACAAAGAAAATTGTGAAACATTGTTTGATTATGTATACacaaacttcaaaatatatttttttaatattattgtgataaatattctttctttgcaAACAAAACAGTGTTTGACAACATGTGATGGCCCttaaaagggccttttttttttttggttcgaGGGATTTGAACTTTTTACTTGGAGCTAGTGTACTTGGTGACAGCTTTGGTTCCTTCGGAAACAGCGTGCTTGGCCAATTCGCCAGGCAACAAAAGCCTCACAGCTGTTTGAATTTCCCGACTGGTAATTGTGCTCCTTTTGTTGTAGTGAGCTAATCGGGAAGATTCGGCTGCGATACGTTCGAAAATGTCATTCACGAAAGAGTTCATGATTGACATGGCTTTGCTGGAAATACCGGTATCAGGATGGACCTGTTTCAAGACTTTGTAGATGTAAATAGCGAAAGATTCCTTCCTACGCTTCTTGCGTTTTTTCTTATCACCGGCACGAACAGCCTTTTGGGCCTTTCCGGCCTTTTT
It encodes:
- the LOC129956939 gene encoding histone H2B, producing the protein MPPQASGKAVKKAGKAQKAVRAGDKKKRKKRRKESFAIYIYKVLKQVHPDTGISSKAMSIMNSFVNDIFERIAAESSRLAHYNKRSTITSREIQTAVRLLLPGELAKHAVSEGTKAVTKYTSSK